The DNA sequence GAGCGACAGATCGACAGTGGCCTCCTGTTGGATGGCCAGCGTGACGCCAGCGCGGGTCGTGCGCTCGAAGCCGGGCGCCTCGGCGGTGATCGTATACGTCCCAATCGGCAGCGGCGCCGAGCGGTAGAAGCCATGCGTATCAGTCGTGGCTTCGTAGCTCCGATTGGTGTCCACGTGTGTCATCACCACTCGCGCGCCCGGAATGACAGCGTCGCTGCTGTCCCGGACGCTGCCCAGAATCAGACCCTGCGCTACCTGCGCCATAGCGGGCGGAGCGAGCAGCGCCCCAACGCACATCGTCAAGAAAGCTGGAGGACCCAGTCCAGATAGCCGCATCGGTCACCTCCCTCGCCGCAGCATTTTCGTCATACTGGCGTTACGCTACCGACAACAAACGTGATTAAGAATCAACGCAAGGATCGCACAAGTTCGCGATTACGCAAGTGTTATTTTGTTGTTACATCAGCGGTTACGAGGAAAGCCGGAGCGTGGGTCTCCCGGTACCACGATGGTAGGTGCTTCTATAGTACGATTGCGCTACAGGATGTCGAAAAGGTGAGCGTGTTGAGGCGAACCGATGGGCACCGAGCAGCTTGAGTGGTGGGAGCCGGCCGAGCCTGCGGAACGAGAGATTCAGTCCCGCACGGAGCTCATGCGGCTCGGGGTGGGCTTGGTCGAAGACGTCCGTTCTGGCGCCCCGGCTCGTTCGCGTGGACCTGAAGGGTTCTCCCCAGACTTCCAGGTTTGCTTTCCGTATCGCGGCATGTTCGTGTGGCACGTCCGTGGCGCCGAGGTCGTCGGCGATGCAAACCAAGTGCTGTTCGTGACGGGCGGAGAAGACTGTCGCATCAGCCATCCCGTCTCCGGTGGCTACCGTGAGCTCATCATCACACCGGAGCCCTGCGTTCTTCCGGATGTCGTGGGTGAGAGCGGAATCCCTCTACCGGGGCATCCGCTGTTCCGCAGCCGCGCGCGCCGGGTACAGCCGTACCTGCAGAGCCTTCGCGCGCGCTTCCTTGCCTGGGCAAACAGCGAGTCGAGCGACGGGGAGCTCGCAGCCGAGGAGCTGGTGCTGGCGCTGCTCCGTGCAGCGCTCGACGCGAACGCTCCAAATGGCGAGGTGAGCAGCTCGACGCGGCGCTTGATCCGACAGACGAAGGAGTATCTCGAGGCGGAGCTGGCCAGCCCGATACGGCTCGCCGACATCGGACGCGTGGTTGGCGCATCCCCGGCGTAT is a window from the Luteitalea sp. genome containing:
- a CDS encoding helix-turn-helix domain-containing protein translates to MGTEQLEWWEPAEPAEREIQSRTELMRLGVGLVEDVRSGAPARSRGPEGFSPDFQVCFPYRGMFVWHVRGAEVVGDANQVLFVTGGEDCRISHPVSGGYRELIITPEPCVLPDVVGESGIPLPGHPLFRSRARRVQPYLQSLRARFLAWANSESSDGELAAEELVLALLRAALDANAPNGEVSSSTRRLIRQTKEYLEAELASPIRLADIGRVVGASPAYLTHVFRSVEGISLHQYLMQLRLARALVELPHANSLTALALEVGFSSHSHFTAAFRRAFGATPSEFRQTSRTRLPPSALEHTTPEATSVWNRTRRAL